A window of the Dryobates pubescens isolate bDryPub1 chromosome 36, bDryPub1.pri, whole genome shotgun sequence genome harbors these coding sequences:
- the LOC128898966 gene encoding keratin, type I cytoskeletal 19-like: MSCAVRQVLTTCSQGSAAAGARKVSSASSGRHSAYDLGAVVGSFSGGSLSEGLLGKQLSGGSAAGGSFGAPQRACSALGFGGAGICARGAGGFGRASGGCGDGILFANNEKATMQNLNDRLASYLDKVRLLEGDNADLECKIREWYAKVGPSCEPRDYSCYHKEIEDLQNQILCAAMETNKILLNIDNNRMTADDFRVKFETECGLRQNVDTDISNLRPVLDQLASCKTDLQLQCEALTEEMCCLKTNHEEEMSCLRKQATGDVSVEVNACPGPDLRKILEDLRCQYETLMERNRKETEQWYACKVEEVNLEVITSSQEIESSNKQVTELRRQLQALEINVQAQLTMKENLESSLAETECRYNRYLAELQAQISCVEQRLAEIRAEMECQNQEYKTLLDVKCRLEQEIQTYHCLLEGGQQDLIGQVGRGVPAAPAGRSAGLKTTLCQPCLP, encoded by the exons ATGAGCTGCGCCGTCAGGCAGGTCCTCACCACCTGCTCGCAGGGCTCCGCGGCCGCCGGCGCACGGAAGGTCTCCTCCGCCTCCTCGGGCAGACACTCTGCCTACGACCTGGGCGCCGTGGTCGGCAGCTTCTCCGGCGGCAGCCTGAGCGAGGGATTACTCGGGAAGCAGCTGAGCGGCGGCAGTGCCGCGGGTGGCAGCTTCGGAGCTCCCCAGAGGgcttgctctgccctgggcttcGGCGGCGCCGGCATCTGCGCTCGGGGCGCCGGCGGCTTCGGCAGGGCCAGCGGCGGCTGCGGGGATGGGATCCTGTTCGCTAACAATGAGAAGGCAACGATGCAGAACCTCAACGACCGCCTGGCCTCCTACCTGGacaaggtgaggctgctggagggggacAACGCTGACCTGGAGTGCAAGATCAGGGAGTGGTATGCCAAGGTGGGGCCCAGCTGCGAGCCGCGGGACTACAGCTGCTACCACAAGGAGATCGAAGACCTCCAGAACCAG ATCCTGTGTGCAGCCATGGAGACTAACAAAATCCTTCTGAACATTGATAACAACAGGATGACTGCAGATGACTTCAGAGTGAA GTTCGAGACGGAGTGTGGGCTCCGGCAGAACGTGGACACAGACATCAGCAACCTGCGGCCGGTGCTGGACCAGCTGGCCAGCTGCAAGACagacctgcagctgcagtgcgAGGCTCTGACCGAGGAGATGTGCTGCCTCAAGACCAACCACGAGGAG GAGATGAGCTGCCTGAGGAAGCAGGCGACTGGGGACGTGAGTGTGGAGGTCAATGCCTGCCCTGGCCCAGACCTGAGGAAGATCCTGGAGGACCTGAGGTGCCAGTACGAGACCCTGATGGAGCGCAACCGCAAAGAGACTGAGCAGTGGTATGCCTGCAAG GTGGAGGAGGTGAACCTGGAGGTGATCACAAGCAGCCAGGAGATCGAGTCAAGCAACAAGCAGGTGACTGAGCTGAGGCGCCAGCTGCAGGCCTTGGAAATCAACGTGCAGGCTCAGCTCACCATG AAGGAGAACCTGGAGTCCTCGCTGGCAGAGACCGAGTGCCGCTACAACAGGTACCTGGCGGAGCTGCAGGCGCAGATCTCCTGCGTGGAGCAGCGGCTGGCGGAGATCCGGGCGGAGATGGAGTGCCAGAACCAGGAGTACAAGACCCTGCTGGACGTCAAGTGCCGCCTGGAGCAGGAGATCCAAACCTACCACTGCCTGCTggagggggggcagcaggaccTCAT AGGGCAGGTGGGAAGAGGagtccctgcagcaccagctgggaGAAGTGCTGGGCTGAAGAccaccctgtgccagccctgtctgccctga
- the LOC104298175 gene encoding keratin, type I cytoskeletal 19, translating to MSCNIKETITVSSKGRSSGGSCIIGGGGGGARISSYGMGSARGFSGRSFCGAVNYAGGLSVGSLAGGSYGGGSCYANGLGFGLGGAVVGGGLGGDCLLSSCDEKVTMQNLNDRLASYLDKVKCLEKENAELECRIREWYATQGLSCEPRDYSCYYKEIEDLQNQIVCATIDNNKIILDIDNSRMAADDFRVKYETELALRQSVEADINGLRQVLDQLTLCRSDLEAQLESLREELCCLKKNHEEEMSCLRKQSTGDVSVEVNACPGPDLRQILEDLRCQYETLIARNRKEVEDWYECKIEEVNREVITSGQEVETCNNQVTELRRQLQALEIDLQAQLSQRNNLESSLAETECQYNNLLGELQTQITCVEQQLAEIRAEIECQNQEYKTLLDVKCRLEQEIQTYRCLLEGGQQDLIHGGGIGVGSGVGGGVIRTSHTYTTTTTSHCQPQVPPCKTGDIQVTCRRICD from the exons ATGAGTTGCAACATTAAGGAGACCATCACGGTGTCGAGcaagggcaggagcagtgggGGCAGCTGCAtcattggtggtggtggtggtggagcgaGGATCTCTTCCTACGGGATGGGCAGCGCCAGAGGGTTCTCCGGGAGGAGCTTCTGCGGAGCAGTGAATTACGCAGGGGGGCTGAGCGtcggcagcctggctgggggcagctaTGGAGGTGGCAGCTGCTACGCCAACGGCCTGGGCTTCGGCCTGGGGGGCGCCGTGGTgggcggggggctggggggcgacTGCCTGCTGTCGTCCTGCGACGAGAAGGTCACCATGCAGAACCTCAACGACCGCCTGGCCTCCTACCTGGACAAGGTGAAgtgcctggagaaggagaaCGCGGAGCTGGAGTGCAGGATCAGGGAGTGGTACGCGACACAGGGGCTGTCCTGCGAGCCCCGAGACTACAGCTGCTACTACAAGGAGATTGAGGACCTGCAGAACCAG ATTGTCTGTGCCACCAttgacaacaacaaaatcatcCTGGACATTGACAACAGCAGGATGGCTGCCGACGACTTCCGTGTGAA GTACGAGACGGAGCTGGCCCTGCGCCAGAGCGTGGAGGCTGACATCAACGGACTGCGGCAGGTCCTGGACCAGCTGACGCTCTGCAGGTCCGACCTGGAGGCACAGCTGGAGTCGCTGCgggaggagctctgctgcctgaagAAGAACCATGAGGAG GAGATGAGCTGCCTGAGGAAGCAATCGACTGGAGATGTGAGCGTGGAGGTCAATGCCTGCCCGGGCCCCGACCTGAGGCAGATCCTGGAGGACCTGAGGTGCCAGTACGAGACGCTGATCGCGCGGAACCGCAAGGAGGTGGAGGATTGGTACGAGTGCAAG ATTGAGGAGGTGAATCGGGAGGTCATTACGAGCGGCCAGGAGGTGGAGACGTGCAACAACCAGGTCACGGAACTGAGACGCCAGCTGCAAGCCCTGGAGATCgatctgcaggcacagctcagccag AGGAATAATTTGGAGTCCTCGCTGGCCGAGACTGAGTGCCAGTACAACAACCtcctgggtgagctgcagaCCCAGATCACCTgcgtggagcagcagctggctgaaatCAGGGCAGAAATCGAGTGCCAGAACCAGGAGTACAAGACCCTGCTGGACGTCAAGTGCCGCCTGGAGCAGGAGATCCAAACCTACCGCTGCCTGCTggagggggggcagcaggaccTCAT ACACGGAGGAGGCATTGGAGTAGGAAGTGGTGTAGGAGGAGGAGTCATTAGGACCAGCCACACATACACCACAACTACAAcctcccactgccagccccaggtgCCCCCCTGCAAGACTGGAGACATACAAG TGACCTGCAGGAGGATTTGTGATTGA